The sequence ACACCAACTTCTCCACCCGGGCGATGCGCGAGGGCTACGACGCGATCATCACCGCCTGCGAGGCGCTGGGCCAGGGCGACAAGCCGCTGGAGCACGTGCGCCAGTACGGCACCGGTATCGAGGACCGTCTGACCGGCGCGCACGAGACCGCCCCGTGGGACCAGTACTCCTACGGTGCCTCGGACCGCGGTGCCTCGGTGCGTATCCCGTGGCAGGTCGAGGTGGAGAAGAAGGGCTACATCGAGGACCGGCGGCCGAACGCCAACGTCGACCCCTATGTGGTCACCCGGCTGATCGTGGACACCTGCTGCACGGAGCTGGCGAGGCGCGAGCAGGTCTGACGCGCGCACGGGTCTGACACCGCACAGACGCAGCCGAGTTGGGGCCGGACCGATGTGGTCCGGCCCCTCCGTGTGTCGTGCCCCGTCACGTACCGGCGCTCTTCGCCTGCCCGCCGCTTCGCGTTTCGGCTGGTCGGGGCCGATTGTCAGTGGCGGGTGGCACGCTGTGGGCATGCTGACGATCACCGTCCAGACCGAGACCGGACCGGACCTCGAGCGCCCGACCGAAGCCGAACTCGCCGCCCTGCTACGGCGGATCGGGGCCGATGACGACCATTTCGCGGTCGTCGAGCGGATCCCCGGCGAGGACCAGGTCTTCCTCCAGACCTGGCGGGAGGGCGACGGGCCGTTCGCGGTGGAGTACCGCGACGGCGGACCGGAGCGGCACTTCAGCGCGGAGTGCACCGATGCCGACCGGGTCATAGCGGTGTTCGCGGACTGGGCGCGCGGCGGGGAGACGTGGCGCACGGCGCTGGAGTGGCGGCCCGCGGATCTGTACGGCACCCCCGGGCTGGCACCGGAGACCCGCGCCGAGGCCGAGGAGCGGGCGCGTCAGCAGATCCGGGCCGGTTTCTGGGGCTTCCATCAGGTCGCGCAGGGCGTGTGCGACGTTTTCGACCCCGCCGACACCCCGGTCTCGCTGGACGAGGCCCGCCGGATCGTCGGGGGCCTGTGGGAGGAGCGGCTGGCCGAGCAGGAGACCTGGCCCGAGGTGACCGACGCGGACCGGGTCGCGGAGGCGTTCGCGGTGCTGGAGCGCCAGGGGCTCACGGCGCGGATGAACTTCACCTGTTGCAGCGGCTGCGGGCTGGCGGAGATAGGCGGCGAGCGCACCGAAGGCGACCACGGCTTTGTCTTCTTCCATTACCAGGACACCGACGCGGCCGCGGACGGCGGCGGCCTCTCGGTCCGCTACGGCGCCTACGCGGATGCCGGGCGCGACCGCGCGGAGGTCGGGCGGACGGTGGCGGCCGCGCTGTCCGGGGCGGGCCTGCCCGTGGAATGGGACGGCAGCCCCGACAACGTCATCGAGGTCACCCCGCTGGACTGGCGCAAGCGCCTGCCGACGAACGCCTGAGACGGGGAGGGACGGAAGAGGGAGGGACCGTATGGGGAGGGACCGTATGGGGAGGACACGG is a genomic window of Streptomyces gilvosporeus containing:
- a CDS encoding DUF6891 domain-containing protein, with translation MLTITVQTETGPDLERPTEAELAALLRRIGADDDHFAVVERIPGEDQVFLQTWREGDGPFAVEYRDGGPERHFSAECTDADRVIAVFADWARGGETWRTALEWRPADLYGTPGLAPETRAEAEERARQQIRAGFWGFHQVAQGVCDVFDPADTPVSLDEARRIVGGLWEERLAEQETWPEVTDADRVAEAFAVLERQGLTARMNFTCCSGCGLAEIGGERTEGDHGFVFFHYQDTDAAADGGGLSVRYGAYADAGRDRAEVGRTVAAALSGAGLPVEWDGSPDNVIEVTPLDWRKRLPTNA